A segment of the Terribacillus aidingensis genome:
TGGATATGAATTACGAAAACTACAATGCAGCAGACAGCATCGAAATTCCAGCTGAAGCAGATAGCGCAGTAGACATCTCTGATCAACCAGCTGCAACTTACTAAACAAGAAAGGCACCAGGATACCCTGGTGCCTTTTCACTTTAAATATTATATTTCACATCTGCATCTTTTTCGAGCTCGTCCACTTTTTCAAGCATGACTGTCTGCAGGTTCTGCTGTTCCATTGTTGCTTTCAGCTGATCTTTGATGTCATCATATTTTGGCAGGCTGTCTTCCTGTTCACTTTCTTTAGCCTGTTTTTCCATTTCTTCATAATATGTCTTCATATCGTCTTCTGTCACTTCTTTTGGTGACAGCTCTTCATCGACATATTTATTTACAAGCAAACCTTCTTTCAAACGCTGTTTGTACTCATCTTCTGTTGTACCGGCAGCTTCCAAAGCTTCCTTGAATTTGTCTTCATTTTCGAACTGTTCTTTTGCAGATTGCATTTGCTCATCCACTTCTTTATCAGAAACCTCGTAGTTTTTCTTCTCCGCTTCCTGGAAAAGCAGTTCATTTCCTACAAGACTTTTCAACACTTGGTCCTTTAGTTCCTTCGCACCATCATCAGTTGTCGGATCCTCTCCGTTTGCCTGTGATTGCTGTTGAGCAGAAGAAAGAAGTGAATTATACTCTTCGCCTTTAATCTCCGTACCGTTAACAGTCGCAACTGTCTCTTCCGGATCTACTTGCTGTTCCTCCATCTTTTTCTGCATTTCTTCCATTTGCTTTTGTGCTTCTTCCTGGTCAGCTGTGGAAGCATTGTCAGATGATTTATCCTCATCATTCCCGCATGCAGCCAATACGATAGCTAGTACCAGCATCAGGCATAGGGTTGTAATACGTTTCATAAAATAGAAACCCCTCTCTTCGTGTATGGTTACGAATGTAACATCTATTAGCTGTCAACTCAAGTATACCACGTATTTTTAGTAGAAAAGTAAGAGAAAGGCGCCCAGTTAGAGGGCGCCTTTTTAAGCATACTGTTTTTTACTATTTTTATGATCTTTCACTACCAGGGCGGCATGTACGGCTCCCGGAACGAAAAAGAAGAGCGTCAATACTAGATTAAGCAATGCTTTAAATGGCTTGCCCGTGAACAAAACGGCAACAGGCGGCAATACAATTGCCAGCAGGTACATAAACATTAGGTACTCCTCCTCTAAGCAGCATTACTATAGAAGTACCCTTATCTGCTCCCTTTGACACCTATTCGCCAGCAGATACCTCTTTGGACACGTGCAGCAAGTAATCCAAATCCACCTCTACCCCGATTCCAGGTCCATCTGGAACTTGGATGCTTCCTTGTTCCACTCGCAGCGGCTTTATCAGCAGGTCTCGGTCGAAATAGCGATCAGATCCAGACAGATCACCAGGAATTGAAAATCCAGGCAAGGAGGCAAGCGCCAGATTATGCGCCTTCGATATACCAGTTTCCACCATTCCGCCGCACCAGACCGCTAAGCCAGCTTGCTGGCATAAATCATGAATTCGGATCGCTTCCGTCAAGCCTCCTACCCTGCCTATCTTGATATTGATGGTACGGCACGCTCCCATTTCAAGAGCCTGCCACGCATCCGAAAAGCTCTCCACTGTTTCATCAAGACAAATAGGCGTGTCCATGCGCTGCTGCAAGCGATGATGTAAAATTACATCTCCAGGCAAAAATGGCTGTTCGATCATCTGTAAGTTCAAACTGTC
Coding sequences within it:
- a CDS encoding SurA N-terminal domain-containing protein → MKRITTLCLMLVLAIVLAACGNDEDKSSDNASTADQEEAQKQMEEMQKKMEEQQVDPEETVATVNGTEIKGEEYNSLLSSAQQQSQANGEDPTTDDGAKELKDQVLKSLVGNELLFQEAEKKNYEVSDKEVDEQMQSAKEQFENEDKFKEALEAAGTTEDEYKQRLKEGLLVNKYVDEELSPKEVTEDDMKTYYEEMEKQAKESEQEDSLPKYDDIKDQLKATMEQQNLQTVMLEKVDELEKDADVKYNI
- a CDS encoding YqaE/Pmp3 family membrane protein, translated to MYLLAIVLPPVAVLFTGKPFKALLNLVLTLFFFVPGAVHAALVVKDHKNSKKQYA